From Enhydrobacter sp., the proteins below share one genomic window:
- a CDS encoding hydroxyacid dehydrogenase encodes MNLFLTHVPRSREQYYGARALARLQELVEVVLHEGDAPLDPPGVIAAAKDVDFIIADRTTPVPAIVFESLPRLRVVMRSAIDIRNIDVDAASKAGVLVTHAEAGFVKSVVELTIGLMVDLSRGISRASNQYRRGEAPEIRVGRQLAGSTVGIVGYGRIARDLAPVLAQLGMTIMVSDPYAQVDDPRFTKLPLAEMLGRADYVVCLAIANEETENLMDAAAFARMKPDAFFINMSRGNLVDEAALAKALTEGRIAGAAMDVGRAPDQMPSPELARLPNVIATPHVGGLTPPASESQAFDTVRQVEALVNGEIPPGAVNTRQWRRR; translated from the coding sequence GTGAATCTTTTCCTCACCCACGTTCCCCGGTCGCGCGAGCAGTACTATGGCGCCCGCGCGCTCGCGCGGCTGCAGGAACTCGTCGAGGTCGTCCTGCACGAGGGCGATGCGCCGCTCGATCCGCCCGGCGTGATCGCCGCGGCGAAGGATGTCGATTTCATCATCGCCGACCGCACCACACCGGTGCCCGCGATCGTCTTCGAGTCCCTGCCGAGGCTGCGTGTCGTGATGCGCAGCGCCATCGACATCCGCAACATCGACGTCGACGCGGCGTCGAAGGCGGGCGTGCTGGTGACGCACGCGGAGGCGGGCTTCGTGAAGTCGGTGGTCGAGCTCACGATCGGGCTGATGGTCGACCTGTCGCGCGGCATCTCGCGTGCCTCGAACCAGTATCGCCGTGGCGAGGCGCCGGAGATCCGCGTCGGCCGCCAGCTCGCCGGCAGCACCGTCGGCATCGTCGGCTACGGCCGTATCGCGCGCGATCTCGCGCCGGTGCTGGCGCAGCTCGGCATGACGATAATGGTGAGCGATCCCTATGCGCAGGTGGACGATCCACGCTTCACCAAACTGCCGTTGGCGGAGATGCTGGGGCGCGCCGACTACGTCGTCTGCCTCGCCATCGCCAACGAGGAGACCGAGAACCTGATGGACGCGGCAGCCTTTGCGCGGATGAAGCCCGACGCCTTCTTCATCAACATGTCGCGCGGCAACCTGGTCGACGAAGCCGCTCTCGCGAAGGCGTTGACGGAGGGCCGCATCGCCGGCGCAGCCATGGATGTCGGGCGCGCGCCCGACCAGATGCCTTCGCCCGAGTTGGCGCGTCTGCCCAACGTGATCGCCACGCCCCATGTCGGCGGCCTCACGCCGCCCGCGAGCGAGAGCCAGGCCTTCGACACGGTGCGTCAGGTCGAGGCGCTGGTGAACGGCGAGATTCCGCCGGGCGCGGTCAATACGCGGCAGTGGCGGCGGCGCTAG
- the hpxZ gene encoding oxalurate catabolism protein HpxZ, which produces MEINIPSVVAAVTAAFNRYEAALNGNDVAVLDELFWKSPHTLRYGIGEQLYGHDQIAAFRSGRDPKFVVKRDLLKVWIVTYGTDFGTANCEFQRHGGSRIGRQSHTWMRTPEGWRIVAAHVSLLGETTPMKA; this is translated from the coding sequence ATGGAGATCAACATCCCCTCGGTCGTGGCCGCGGTGACGGCAGCCTTCAATCGCTATGAGGCAGCGCTGAACGGCAACGACGTCGCGGTGCTGGACGAGCTTTTCTGGAAGAGCCCGCACACGTTGCGCTACGGCATCGGCGAGCAGCTCTATGGTCACGACCAGATCGCGGCCTTCCGCTCCGGGCGCGACCCCAAATTCGTGGTGAAGCGCGACCTCCTGAAGGTCTGGATCGTCACCTACGGCACCGATTTCGGCACGGCCAATTGCGAGTTCCAGCGCCATGGCGGCAGCAGGATCGGCCGCCAGAGCCATACCTGGATGCGCACACCGGAGGGCTGGCGCATCGTCGCTGCCCATGTTTCGCTGCTGGGCGAAACAACTCCGATGAAGGCGTGA
- a CDS encoding AtzE family amidohydrolase, which produces MSKSATAAEIARAVAGGKVKASAVIDAALKRIEAAEPTVSAFTDIVAVRARRRAAEIDQGLHRGPLVGVPFAVKNLFDIQGLPTRAGSKINVDGPIARRDGALVRKLEAAGAVLVGGLNMGEYAYDFTGENAHYGPSRNPHDPTRMTGGSSGGSGAAVASGEVPLALGSDTNGSIRVPSSLCGLFGLKPTYGRLSRAGSYPFVDAFDHLGPMARSAGDLALSFDAMQGWDPDDPVCTDRPADPTVPRLREGIDGLRIAVAGDYFARGAEPEAFEAVATVAKALGARGTVALPQAGIARSAAYVITAIEGAQLHLPRLRTRPQDFDPDTRERFMAGALLPGSWYVMAQRFRRRYRANVLKLFDEVDVVLAPATPCTAPKLGQVAMKLAGVEMPVRANLGLFTQPISFIGLPVVAVPTRAVGGLPIGVQVIARPYNEQAALRVAAHLEKQGVCVSMPA; this is translated from the coding sequence CTGTCGAAGAGCGCTACGGCCGCCGAGATCGCGCGCGCGGTAGCGGGCGGCAAGGTCAAGGCGAGCGCGGTGATCGACGCGGCGCTGAAGCGTATCGAGGCGGCCGAGCCGACGGTCAGTGCCTTCACCGACATCGTCGCGGTGCGAGCACGCAGGCGCGCCGCCGAGATCGACCAGGGTCTGCATCGCGGGCCGCTGGTGGGCGTGCCGTTTGCGGTCAAGAACCTGTTCGACATCCAGGGCCTGCCGACGCGGGCGGGTTCGAAGATCAATGTCGACGGTCCGATCGCCAGACGCGACGGCGCGCTCGTTCGCAAGCTCGAGGCGGCGGGCGCCGTCCTGGTCGGCGGCCTCAACATGGGCGAGTACGCCTACGACTTCACCGGCGAGAACGCGCACTATGGTCCGTCGCGCAACCCGCACGATCCCACGCGCATGACCGGCGGTTCGTCGGGCGGCTCGGGCGCCGCCGTCGCGTCGGGCGAGGTGCCGTTGGCGCTCGGCTCCGACACCAACGGCTCGATCCGCGTGCCGTCGTCGCTCTGCGGGCTGTTCGGCCTGAAGCCGACCTATGGTCGCCTGAGCCGCGCCGGTTCCTATCCCTTCGTCGATGCCTTCGATCATCTCGGACCCATGGCACGCTCGGCCGGGGATCTGGCCCTGTCGTTCGACGCCATGCAGGGCTGGGATCCCGACGATCCGGTCTGCACCGACCGCCCCGCCGACCCGACCGTGCCGCGGCTGCGCGAGGGCATCGACGGGCTGCGCATCGCCGTCGCCGGCGACTACTTCGCGCGCGGCGCTGAACCCGAGGCCTTCGAGGCGGTGGCGACGGTCGCGAAGGCGCTGGGCGCCCGCGGGACGGTTGCCCTGCCGCAGGCCGGCATCGCCCGATCGGCGGCCTATGTCATCACCGCGATCGAGGGCGCGCAGCTCCATCTGCCGCGGCTCAGGACCCGCCCGCAGGATTTCGACCCCGATACGCGCGAGCGCTTCATGGCGGGCGCACTGCTGCCGGGCTCGTGGTACGTCATGGCGCAGCGCTTCCGCCGCCGCTATCGCGCCAATGTGCTCAAGCTGTTCGACGAAGTGGACGTGGTACTCGCCCCGGCGACGCCCTGCACCGCGCCCAAGCTCGGCCAGGTGGCGATGAAGCTCGCCGGCGTGGAGATGCCGGTGCGTGCCAATCTCGGCCTGTTCACCCAGCCGATCTCGTTCATCGGCCTGCCGGTGGTCGCCGTGCCGACGCGCGCCGTCGGCGGCCTGCCGATCGGCGTGCAGGTGATCGCCCGTCCCTACAACGAGCAGGCTGCATTGCGCGTCGCCGCCCATCTCGAGAAGCAGGGTGTCTGCGTCTCGATGCCGGCCTAG
- a CDS encoding DUF4089 domain-containing protein has product MADDKPDIARWVDEGARAIGLPIAPEYRDKVILNVERSLAIAAPLLAVELDDELTPGPVFRP; this is encoded by the coding sequence ATGGCCGACGACAAACCGGATATCGCGCGCTGGGTCGACGAAGGAGCCAGGGCGATCGGCCTGCCGATCGCGCCGGAGTATCGCGACAAGGTGATCCTGAACGTCGAGCGCTCGCTCGCCATTGCCGCGCCGTTGCTCGCCGTCGAGCTCGACGACGAGCTGACGCCCGGCCCGGTCTTCCGGCCGTGA